tttacctcctacctaaaatccataaacagaactgtcccggcagacccattgtctctctctgcctgttcatgtcccaccgaacttatttccacctacctcgactccatcccatcccccccaggtcaaatccctccccacctacgtacaAAACACCTCACATGCactccatctccttgataacttccgggtttccaggcccacactccctcatctttaacaTGGATGTCCATTCACTCTAcacttgaagccctccgtttcttcctcgatcgTAGAACCAGGCAATCCCCATCTgctacactctcctccgcctagcagagctggttcttatccttaacaacttctcctttgactcctcccatttcctccaaaccagaggcatagctatgggcactcgcatgggccctagctctgcctgcctctttgtcgggtacgtcgaacaatccctgttccggacgtacactgacCCAAAcctcaaactctacctccgctacatcgacgactgcattggtgctacctcttgtacccatgcagaactcactgacttcatacaccacttccaatttccatcctgctcttaaatatacttggactatctccgacatctccctcccgtttctgcagctcaccatctccatcacaggagacagactagtgactgacatctactttgaacccactgactcacacagctatctggactacacttcttcccacactgtctcctgcaaaacatctatcccctactcccaattcctccgtctacgccgcatctgcgcccgggatgaggtatttcacactagggcatcagagatgtcctcattcatcaggaaacggggctttccctcttccattatagatggggctctcactagggcatcctctatatcccgcagctccgctcttgctcccccctacccccattcgtaacaagggcagaatccccctcgttctcaccttccatcccaccagccagcgtatccaacaaatcatcctccaacatttctgtcacctacaacgggaccccaccactggccacatcttcgcatcccctcccctttctgcattccacagagaccgttccctccgtaactccctggtccactcgtcccttcctacccaaaccaccccatcccagggcactttcccctttacctcccccctcaactccatccaaggacccacagtctttccaggtgagacagaggttcacctacacgcacacatatatatgtataaaaatatgatactggagagattttttaatgttattttcatttgtatgcaaaagtatattctgtttacttgatgggaaagttttgcttgtatgtggtacttcatatagccatgtaatacataatataaacttatggttccagactttcttcaactgttgtaaaattaaaatttgtttttgattttgaccCATAATTGGAAACAAAAATGTGACGTTTTTTACACATGATAACTTATGTGAAaatatataacataacataacataacagaacagaactttattgtcattcggtataaataccgaacgaaatttcagcagtcacaagacacagcaaaaaagaaaagaacacaggacacacgaccccaacacaaacatccatcacagtgactccaaacaccccctcatgtatcttaatggcctacatttgtctcaacaatttttttttgaggacctttgatatgcctttccaaacctgactttgcttggagaaattagttgcacatattcatttgggagagtaaaaaatatcatgctcatgtacgtaattcatcgtgtcctgagagttaagtacgtaagatgccgttggaaatcatgaaaaatgaatatttttcggatcgatattcatttgtttcaatgatgctcaagccaagtaaaaaatatatatgtccaaaaattcttaactcaacatactttaaagcaaacgagacataatgtgcttactttgttctccgtgtccaaatcgttacgtacataagcaggcatcattaacccgctgttttcatgtctggtggatttgtcaacttataaaaacattttataagtaagtgtaagtgtagtttgtcagttttctgctgacggtgctgcagcctgatgaccCTTCGTGTCTTCGGATCGTCTGCTGGTTAAATACAGGAGACTTTCAATTGTCCAGCGCTATCTTCCTAATGAAAGTTGCCCATCGGACACCATCTTGTTTGCGttttgaaaggtaagattttgtttgtattttaaatgtattttgggggaaatactagccgagtcaggtcgagattacaccgtcttctgaaacatcgcgaaaattcccacactcaatgcttctccggcgtcctaattttcgctgaaatcactgacaagtcggtaagtacttgagagttttgaaataaaacatcttgtatgggttacttaaaaaccaagcttcactgtaacaaggaataaaccggatttacttccagtttactaagagctgtattaaaaacaaatttttttaaagtggttacgtGAATTTTtgcgaaaagtgtgtgggcattctttgaaaatgtaagggagatgcatatcaggTTTCtgagttgaatatctgggtttggagcccactttacatgtaatggcggaggccaaaaacatcgcgaaaatttccacgctgtcaaactgttgcctccaatctacctgtcaaatggcctgacggtaaataaattggtttactgtccaatttcattgtggaccgccacggataggatgtataactacactttaatgaattagaaaaaagaagttctaccattgcaataaaatgccattgagacaccatgttacGTACGTTAACACTTTTGtggtaaattttaaattacctgaaaaaactacttgcggttgtggaactatctttctttctttttgatagagtcagacggttgtcaaacttgtaaataaatgtgtttgcattggtttttacaacaattaatttttgggtgtctatgtcatatcatatcatatcatatatatacagccggaaacaggccttttcagccctccaagtccgtgccgcccagtgatccccgtacattaacactatcctacacccactagggacaattttttttttttacatttacccagccaattaacctacatacctgtacgtctttggagtgtgggaggaaaccgaagatctcggagaaaacccacgcaggtcacggggagaacgtacaaactccttacagtgcagcacccgtagtcaggatcgaacctgagtctctggcgctgcattcgctgtaaagcagcaactctaccgctgcgctaccgtgccgacacgcttctatgtcccagtatcatatttatacacatatatatagacatacacatacatatagacacacacacacatatagacatacacacatatatatatatatatatatatatatatatatagacatacacatgtgtgtatatagacacacacacacatatatatatataatgtaagaagataactgcagatgctggtacaaatcgaaggtatttatacacaaaatgctggactaactcagcaggtcaggcaacttctcaggagagaaggaatgggtgacgtttcgggtcgagacccttcagacaatatatatatatatctctctctctctctgaaaatgtgaacctacagccaaaacggtaaaccatagcgccattgccccaccttaatcaccactctcctgccGACTGTTAAAAGCAAATGTTATTTagattggtcgtatattttttaagttagagacgtTTTAGAgtttaaaacatttcatttgtaAACacattttcaaagtgctgtggtgcgtctgacgtcaccagaggcctctctcctcactcgcacaaacaagatggacgccgttagcggggccgcccgcccgcaatcacgggctcccttctcacctcacctctccccactctcccacacccgggggacactccgagcgggagggagatggtcggactgatggtccactcatccgtcccttcaacccacgacgtcctcgagtcccccctcccgcccgggcccagcaccgtcacaGCACACGGGCctcagcgcagcgggcagcttctcctccttcagcggccgcttccaccgatggccccgtcgcgacttcagaaagatggcggccgctctcctcctcctcgcgctccgccatcttgtgcgcatggctcggccacgccacagtaatggccgctctcctcctcctctcgcgccgccatcttgtgcgcgcggctcggccacgccaCAGTAACGGCCGCTCTCCtcgcgctccgccatcttgtgcgtgcCCCCCGCCGCGCCACCAGCCTCGAGTAGTGCCAGCCCCCGCCGCCCTATCCGTCTGCCAGCTCACACCGCCAtgtccgcctcgagtagtccccggGCCGCCGTCCTCGAGTAGACCCggcggggtggaggagagagaaggtggtggggaggagagattgggtgggggtgggggtggggaggagagagttgggggtgggggaggatagagtggggggtgggtggggaggagagagtggggggggtgggggaggagagagtgggggggggtgggggaggagagagtgggggtgggggaagatgtACTTTGTTGAAGCATACATTTTAATCAAGAGCATTTAGGGCATTTTTCCTACATTTTAACATCataagggtgggctgaaagatggcagatggagtttaatgctgataagtgtgaggtgctgcattttggtaggacaaatcaaaataggacatacagggtaaatggtagggaattgaggaatgcagtggaacagagggatctgggaataactgtgcattgttccctgaaggtggaatctcatgtggatagggtggtgaagaaggcgtttggtatgcttgcctttataaatcagagcatcgagtatagaagttgggatgtaatgttgaaattgtacagggcattggtgaggccaaatctggagtatggtgtgcagttctggtcgccaaattataggaaggatgtcgacaaaatggagagggtacagaggagatttactagaatgttgcctgggtttcagcacttaggctacagagagaggttgaacaggttgggtctttattctttggagcgtagaaggttgaggggggacttgatagaggtttttaaaattttgagagggacggacagagttgacgtgggtaggcttttccctttgagagtggggaagattccaacaaggggacatagcttcagaattgagggacaaaggtttaggggtaacatgagggggaacttctttactcagagggttgtggctgtatggaatgggcttccggtggaagtggtggaggctggctcgattttattatttaagagtaaattggataggtatatggataggaggggattagagggttatggtctgagtgcaggtagatgagactaggtcagggagaatggttggcgtggactggtagggccggacaggcctgtttccatgctgtagttgttatatgttatatgttatataatcTATTTTACCCACTGATGAATTTGATTTTTCATTCATGTCCAAAGCCATCATTAAAAAATAGAATTTTAGTTTGCTGTTGGTGATTGCAAATGGTACTTAACTTGGATTCCATTCTTCCCTGATAGTGTGGTACTTTTGAATATATGATGAGCCAGCGTCCACTGCCTGTGGCGGAAGATCTCCCTGTGCTTCCAAATgcaaatgaagggccaaagtcaatTCCAGATACAATGCCGAGTACAAGTTCCAATCCAAAAgcaacaccaacaacatctttTCAGGTAGGAAAGTGTGAGTCTTATAAAATGTGATGCAGACGTTTATATTTTTAGATGCTGTCATGTTCAGTAAGCGTTTTGCGTGTGTTCTCAGGTTAAGCTGATTACGATATTCGTGGTGGGTTAAAAGAGTAGAGGCAGCTCTTGTTCTGATGTAGTTCGACTGATAATGGCAGCTGAACAgaaaatagatagacacaaaatactggagtcactcagtgggccaggcaacatctctgaagaaaatacatagctgacgttttgggtcgggacccttcttcagtgtgacccgaaacgttacctatgtattttctccagagatgcgcctgacctgctgaattactccagcattttgtgtctatcattggtacaGATCACCATTTGCTGTTTCTTTTTTATTACACTAAAGATTTTTTTCCACATTGGTTTCAGATTTCCACATTGCTCCTTATATTACTCCATTCTGTAATAAATTGCTTCAGATGAGGCAGATGTAATTGGTTCTTGGATTGCATCCAGGATAATTATtttatttgatttagtttagagatacagcgagtaaACGGACCAAgctaattagtctacaaacctggacgtctttggagagagggaagaaaccagagcatccggtttAAACCtatgcagttcacggggagaacctacaaactgtgtacaaacagcacctttggcccggattgaacccggatcactggcgctgtaaggcagcaaccttactgctgcgccaccatgctgccctgttgtTGCGAAAAGAAGTTGAGAAAGGAAAAATGGATTAATAAACTAATGTtaaataaaaactaaacaaaaaacaaaatatttcaggGTTACTGAAAGATACATATGTTTTAGTGAAGATTATTATAGAGGCAGAAACTCAAAATTGAATGGTTATTTCTCTATTTTCCAGAATATTGAAAATAAATGTATTCAGTCAGTTGGCATTGGCGGACTAATCAATCAGAGCACTTCATTGACTGACCCAAAGACAATGAAGTAAGTCTTCTCTCTAATTTACCTCCCCACCTGTAGTTCAATTGATGACCATTTTAACAGAGTAGGAGGgcaatag
This region of Rhinoraja longicauda isolate Sanriku21f chromosome 1, sRhiLon1.1, whole genome shotgun sequence genomic DNA includes:
- the LOC144597950 gene encoding uncharacterized protein LOC144597950 isoform X2, with the translated sequence MMSQRPLPVAEDLPVLPNANEGPKSIPDTMPSTSSNPKATPTTSFQNIENKCIQSVGIGGLINQSTSLTDPKTMKALEQNQSAGSTIINMEDETLPIKERKLKQLHPKFMSFRRRSRRNGWTWPLHPYQLTCWVLYL